One stretch of Asterias rubens chromosome 8, eAstRub1.3, whole genome shotgun sequence DNA includes these proteins:
- the LOC117293467 gene encoding myosin-11-like isoform X1, with product MDHGKLKSLAHWVNSVGVGNCVESLQQLQDGAHFISIVKIINGDSGTQFCDQPKQRFRLITSFLQEFYRISLERHLDHAKILQHADISELAKVAALLLCAAIQGPKLEFFVDAITKLDIAVQTHLKEIIEAIVARGSGSQLHTNFDRVLYKKLNEEVSTSSPMEPCTPMLTGCKTPLSAAGFSPVKALFSTPNMVSKIKNRQMHDKVRALESSMAREKDLRLDLEAEIVEKNSAIDERDAKVKELTQRVSAMRDLVGKVNTMQTSHDQLQASQLQVARLEKRLAEMEPIRSENKTLECQVERVVNENNELLAKMRDYQALKEKSNHRKSIATESQMNLREYQDKVLQMKKEKELMLAALKEREAELVQLKEIGTERQEVIKELEEKLQQQPVWQQPGGETLNIVPERQLEEMNTELQTLKETWIQPTLHQQVENQLQAAVENMREMKETFERVQVEYEERLTTERQNARERFEELETSALCKVNSLQKNLQLQTDKNISIEEKLQEHAQQINGLLEVKNLLTQDISSARAEISQQSEDFTILQEAMSDKEEELKSANTQLEKFREIIEELQESNKILVGEEERLKEEVASACVLMKHQEKINGGLNERKKCLEEEAEDAQANAKQQAEFITSLQASKAELEGKVTSSYEKIVRYEEVIQEVEQRNNDLKIEERRFSEEIESAHLLANQQKDALSSLNEEKRRLQEEVCNAQTEAEMQAVTLLSLSATKTALEEETLSANAQIKKLEGIIKDLQQKNEDLMAEEGPLTEEISSARVFIKQQEEIINALTTAKKGLEDEVTSAHAEAKKHSEIITALQTAKAAFEEGATSNNSQIQRSTEMIVELQHRNEDLKTQQERLSEEVASAHVLTKQQEEVIRILNEKNTHQEDEVSRIRIEANQQSKAYTILNAAKTALEEEVKVIHAQSQNFKEIIQELEKRKEDLKTERGCLTEEVSSAQERTENQEQIITALNEEKKALENAILDARTEISHAQTESEQQAVTLLSLSAAKTALEEETLSANAQIKKLEGIIKDLQQKNEDLMAEEGPLTEEISSARVFIKQQEEIINALTTAKKGLEDEVSSTHLEAVKQSEIITALQTAKAAFEEEATSNNSQIQRSTEMIMELQHRNEDFKTQQECLSEEVASAHVLTKQQEEVIRILNENKKQIEDEVSCLHAQANQQSEAYTILNAAKTALEEEVKMTHAQSQNFKEIIQQLEKSNEDLKTQQEHLSEEVVSAHAMTKQQEEVISMLSETKKYQEDEVSCIQIAANQQSEANTILNAAKTALEEEVKVTNAQSQNFKEIIQELKKRNEDLKTERGSLTEEVSSAQERAEQQQKIISALTEEKKVLENAILDARTGGSKQLAALASIQAAKTALEEEATSANAQIQRFKGMIKELLQRNEELKTEEGRLTEEVASARQSAKEQEKLINVFKMSLENERCADKEKLAETKMKAKERQQMLQDEINKQKEQTMRFEETVTSKEALLEQIQTQMEIQQRVHREEVSLLMEEKKEECELLQAKIRFEKDSHSKEIDILQEELDQTKHLLYQQQSSSRYGLPPALDPLPVDVSMHSLDSLDDGELNLAELDTGSRASIASNASGDSIRSTDSARCKYTIEIHSRQHTPVNESLTTSQTTTTHLSTSRHSITSNQLHLSSHSNLSDSLNLSRLGPLSVSRASTDRGDNLPDQVSETIDELSCSQSKTRKIRASMRQSLVSRKTTGRGRFFIVNNCEEEPEVFDWNRLSELQRRNTLCLPHLQTSYPVETQTRPPQEISDDSLKLGETTEGSGGEMMTRSMRKRKSGDLELPPGGGPTKMKTSNSYHAMPPPPPPDMNNMAKRSVSLQNMKSTAAGLSSSSSLQSKPQENSRGLTKNISSSSISSNTSIRSKASTHSTASNNSRTTTSGSNSRIDRAGVLRASTKSNKRHGAVEPSTKAEKQNDPRRESIAFSVGFSPKPQARRRASRMSLSKKATNSPKVQAAAPGITPSKKSSRRRSIAKWLAK from the exons CAATGGGGACAGTGGAACCCAGTTTTGTGACCAGCCTAAGCAGAGGTTTCGATTGATAACATCATTCCTACAGG AATTTTATCGGATTTCACTGGAACGGCATTTGGACCACGCCAAAATCCTCCAGCATGCCGACATTTCAGAGCTGGCCAAGGTTGCGGCGTTGTTGCTGTGCGCTGCCATTCAGGGACCCAAGTTGGAATTCTTTGTGGACGCCATCACCAAGCTGGACATTGCAGTACAGACCCACCTCAAGGAGATTATTGAGGCAATTGTAGCAAGAGGAAGTGGCAGTCAGCTCCATACCAACTTTGACAGGGTCCTCTACAAGAAAT TGAATGAAGAAGTGAGCACATCATCTCCCATGGAGCCCTGCACTCCAATGTTGACTGGCTGCAAAACACCACTGTCTGCTGCTGGATTCTCCCCAGTCAAGGCTCTTTTCAGCACACCTAATATGGTATCAAAG ATCAAAAATCGCCAAATGCATGATAAAGTTAGAGCGCTGGAGTCAAGCATGGCTAGGGAGAAGGATCTTAGACTGGATCTAGAAGCAGAAATCGTTGAGAAGAATTCCGCCATTGATGAGAGGG atgccaAAGTGAAAGAATTGACGCAGCGTGTATCTGCCATGAGGGACCTGGTGGGCAAAGTTAATACAATGCAAACATCACATGACCAACTGCAAGCAAGTCAATTACAAGTAGCAAG ATTGGAGAAGAGGCTGGCTGAAATGGAACCAATCCGCTCCGAAAATAAAACGCTGGAGTGTCAGGTCGAGAGGGTAGTCAACGAAAACAATGAACTTCTGGCTAAG ATGCGGGACTATCAAGCGCTGAAGGAGAAAAGCAACCACCGTAAATCCATCGCAACGGAATCACAAATGAATCTGCGAGAATATCAGGACAAAGTTCTTCAgatgaaaaaggaaaaagagcTTATGTTGGCCGCCCTCAAAGAGCGAGAAGCAGAGCTGGTCCAGCTGAAGGAAATCGGCACTGAGCGCCAAGAGGTGATAAAAGAACTTGAGGAGAAGCTGCAGCAACAACCAGTCTGGCAACAACCTg GAGGAGAGACTCTTAATATAGTCCCAGAGCGTCAACTTGAAGAGATGAACACTGAACTACAAACACTGAAAGAAACATGGATACAACCCACATTGCACCAGCAGGTTGAAAATCAACTCCAGGCGGCTGTGGAGAAt atgaGGGAGATGAAAGAGACATTCGAAAGAGTTCAAGTTGAAT aTGAAGAAAGGCTGACCACTGAGAGACAAAATGCTAGAGAG CGCTTTGAAGAATTGGAAACATCTGCTTTGTGTAAGGTCAACTCCCTCCAAAAGAATCTCCAACTACAGACAGATAAAAACATCAGCATTGAGGAGAAATTACAGGAGCACGCCCAACAAATCAACGGTCTATTGGAGGTCAAAAACCTCCTCACTCAAGATATCAGCAGCGCTCGTGCGGAGATAAGTCAACAATCTGAAGATTTTACTATCCTGCAGGAGGCAATGAGTGACAAAGAGGAAGAGCTCAAGTCGGCCAATACACAGCTTGAAAAGTTCAGAGAAATTATTGAGGAATTGCAAGAGAGTAACAAGATCTTGGTAGGGGAGGAAGAGCGTCTTAAAGAAGAGGTTGCATCGGCCTGTGTCCTCATGAAGCATCAAGAAAAGATCAATGGTGGTCTGAATGAGAGAAAAAAGTGTCTAGAAGAGGAAGCTGAGGACGCCCAGGCTAACGCCAAGCAGCAAGCTGAGTTTATTACATCTCTCCAGGCATCAAAGGCAGAACTTGAGGGGAAGGTGACATCATCCTATGAGAAGATTGTGAGGTATGAGGAAGTGATACAGGAAGTTGAGCAGAGGAACAACGACTTGAAGATAGAAGAGAGGCGGTTCTCGGAAGAGATTGAGTCTGCTCATCTACTCGCCAATCAACAGAAAGACGCTCTGAGTAGTCTAAATGAGGAAAAGAGACGTCTACAAGAAGAAGTCTGCAATGCTCAAACTGAGGCTGAGATGCAAGCTGTTACTCTACTGAGCCTCTCAGCCACAAAGACAGCATTGGAAGAAGAGACCCTGTCAGCCAATGCACAGATCAAGAAGTTGGAAGGAATAATCAAAGACCTGCAGCAGAAGAATGAGGATTTAATGGCAGAAGAAGGCCCCTTAACTGAAGAAATTTCATCTGCTCGTGTTTTCATCAAACAGCAGGAAGAAATCATTAATGCGCTCACTACAGCTAAGAAGGGTCTTGAGGATGAAGTCACCAGCGCTCACGCTGAGGCCAAAAAGCATTCAGAGATCATCACTGCTCTCCAAACAGCAAAGGCAGCATTTGAAGAGGGAGCCACGTCAAATAATTCTCAGATACAAAGAAGTACGGAGATGATTGTGGAGCTGCAGCACAGAAATGAGGATTTGAAGACACAGCAGGAGCGTCTTTCAGAGGAGGTTGCATCTGCTCATGTTCTGACAAAACAGCAGGAAGAAGTTATTAGAATTCTGAATGAGAAAAATACACATCAAGAAGATGAGGTCTCACGGATTCGAATTGAAGCTAATCAGCAGTCCAAGGCTTACACCATCCTTAATGCAGCAAAAACAGCACTAGAAGAGGAGGTTAAGGTGATCCATGCACAGAGTCAGAATTTCAAGGAAATAATCCAGGAGCTAGAAAAGAGGAAGGAAGACTTGAAGACCGAGAGAGGATGCCTCACGGAGGAAGTTTCTTCTGCTCAGGAGAGAACAGAGAACCAAGAACAGATCATCACTGCTCTAAATGAAGAAAAGAAGGCTCTTGAGAATGCAATCCTTGATGCCCGTACTGAGATCTCTCATGCTCAAACTGAGTCTGAGCAGCAAGCTGTTACTTTACTGAGCCTATCGGCAGCAAAGACAGCACTGGAAGAAGAGACCCTGTCAGCCAATGCACAGATCAAGAAGTTGGAAGGAATAATCAAAGACCTGCAGCAGAAGAATGAGGATTTAATGGCAGAAGAAGGCCCCTTAACTGAAGAAATTTCATCTGCTCGTGTTTTCATCAAGCAGCAGGAAGAAATCATAAATGCGCTCACTACAGCTAAGAAGGGTCTTGAAGATGAAGTCTCCAGCACCCACCTTGAGGCTGTTAAGCAATCAGAGATCATCACTGCTCTCCAAACAGCAAAGGCAGCATTTGAAGAGGAAGCCACGTCAAATAATTCTCAGATCCAAAGAAGTACGGAGATGATTATGGAACTGCAGCACAGAAACGAGGATTTCAAGACACAGCAGGAGTGTCTCTCAGAGGAGGTTGCATCTGCTCATGTTCTGACAAAACAGCAGGAAGAAGTTATTAGAATTCTGAATGAGAACAAGAAGCAAATTGAGGATGAGGTCTCATGCCTTCATGCTCAGGCTAATCAGCAGTCCGAGGCTTACACCATTCTTAATGCAGCAAAAACAGCACTAGAAGAGGAGGTTAAGATGACCCATGCACAGAGCCAGAATTTCAAGGAAATAATCCAGCAGCTAGAGAAGAGTAATGAGGACTTAAAGACACAGCAAGAGCATCTTTCAGAGGAGGTTGTGTCTGCTCATGCTATGACAAAACAGCAAGAAGAAGTTATTAGTATGCTTAGTGAGACCAAGAAGTATCAAGAAGATGAGGTCTCATGTATTCAAATTGCAGCTAATCAACAATCTGAGGCTAACACCATTCTTAATGCAGCAAAAACAGCTTTAGAAGAAGAGGTTAAGGTGACCAATGCACAGAGCCAGAATTTCAAGGAAATAATCCAGGAGCTAAAGAAGAGGAATGAAGACTTGAAGACCGAGAGAGGGAGCCTCACGGAGGAAGTTTCATCTGCTCAGGAGAGGGCAGAACAGCAGCAAAAGATCATTAGTGCTCTAACTGAAGAAAAGAAGGTTCTAGAGAATGCAATCCTTGATGCCCGCACTGGGGGTTCTAAGCAACTTGCGGCTCTTGCCAGCATCCAGGCAGCAAAGACGGCTCTTGAGGAAGAAGCCACCTCAGCCAATGCCCAGATCCAGCGCTTCAAGGGGATGATCAAggagttacttcagaggaatgAAGAGCTAAAGACGGAAGAAGGCCGCCTCACAGAAGAAGTTGCATCTGCTCGCCAATCTGCAAAAGAGCAGGAGAAACTTATTAATGTCTTCAAGATGTCGCTTGAGAATGAGCGTTGTGCTGATAAGGAGAAATTGGCAGAGACTAAGATGAAAGCTAAAGAAAGGCAGCAGATGTTGCAAG aTGAGATCAATAAGCAGAAAGAGCAGACGATGAGGTTTGAAGAGACAGTCACCTCAAAGGAGGCCCTCTTGGAACAGATCCAAACGCAGATGGAGATCCAACAACG TGTTCATAGAGAAGAGGTCTCTCTCCTTATGGAAGAAAAGAAGGAGGAATGTGAACTCCTTCAGGCCAAGATTCGTTTTGAGAAGGACAGTCACAGCAAAGAGATAGACATTCTGCAGGAAGAG CTTGACCAAACAAAGCATCTCCTGTACCAGCAGCAGTCATCTTCAAGGTATGGTCTACCCCCAGCCCTTGATCCCTTGCCTGTTGATGTCAGCATGCACAGCCTAGACAGTCTGGACGATGGTGAGCTTAACCTGGCAGAGCTCGACACAGGCTCTAGGGCTAGTATTGCGTCCAATGCCTCAGGAGACAGCATCCGATCCACAGACAGTGCCAGAT GCAAGTATACAATTGAGATACACAGCCGTCAGCACACACCAGTTAACGAGTCGCTAACCACAAGCCAAACGACCACAACGCACCTGTCCACCAGTCGACACTCCATCACCTCCAATCAGCTACACCTGTCTTCCCACAGTAACCTGTCCGATAGTCTCAACTTGAGCCGCCTCGGACCGCTGTCTGTGTCTAGGGCCAGCACTGACCGTGGGGATAACCTCCCCGATCAGGTGTCGGAGACCATTGATGAGCTTAGTTGCAGTCAGAGCAAGACCAGGAAGATTAGGGCTTCCATGAGGCAATCCCTTGTCAGCCGCAAGACAACAG GCCGTGGCCGTTTCTTCATCGTAAATAACTGCGAGGAGGAGCCTGAAGTCTTTGACTGGAACCGCTTGTCGGAGCTGCAGCGCAGGAACACCCTCTGTCTCCCCCACCTGCAGACGTCTTACCCGGTGGAGACGCAGACCAGACCCCCGCAAGAAATCTCAGACGATAGTCTGAAGCTGGGAGAAACCACAGAAGGGTCTGGTGGAGAGATGATGACGCGCTCAATGCGCAAACGAAAGAGCGGAGATCTGGAGCTTCCACCAGGGGGTGGGCCAACAAAG ATGAAAACATCAAACTCTTACCATGCCATGCCACCTCCTCCCCCACCTGATATGAACAACATGGCCAAGAGATCAGTCTCCTTGCAGAATATGAAGTCCACAGCTGCTGGATTATCCTCAAGCTCCAGCCTCCAAAGCAAG
- the LOC117293467 gene encoding myosin-11-like isoform X2: MDHGKLKSLAHWVNSVGVGNCVESLQQLQDGAHFISIVKIINGDSGTQFCDQPKQRFRLITSFLQEFYRISLERHLDHAKILQHADISELAKVAALLLCAAIQGPKLEFFVDAITKLDIAVQTHLKEIIEAIVARGSGSQLHTNFDRVLYKKLNEEVSTSSPMEPCTPMLTGCKTPLSAAGFSPVKALFSTPNMVSKIKNRQMHDKVRALESSMAREKDLRLDLEAEIVEKNSAIDERDAKVKELTQRVSAMRDLVGKVNTMQTSHDQLQASQLQVARLEKRLAEMEPIRSENKTLECQVERVVNENNELLAKMRDYQALKEKSNHRKSIATESQMNLREYQDKVLQMKKEKELMLAALKEREAELVQLKEIGTERQEVIKELEEKLQQQPVWQQPGGETLNIVPERQLEEMNTELQTLKETWIQPTLHQQVENQLQAAVENMREMKETFERVQVEYEERLTTERQNARERFEELETSALCKVNSLQKNLQLQTDKNISIEEKLQEHAQQINGLLEVKNLLTQDISSARAEISQQSEDFTILQEAMSDKEEELKSANTQLEKFREIIEELQESNKILVGEEERLKEEVASACVLMKHQEKINGGLNERKKCLEEEAEDAQANAKQQAEFITSLQASKAELEGKVTSSYEKIVRYEEVIQEVEQRNNDLKIEERRFSEEIESAHLLANQQKDALSSLNEEKRRLQEEVCNAQTEAEMQAVTLLSLSATKTALEEETLSANAQIKKLEGIIKDLQQKNEDLMAEEGPLTEEISSARVFIKQQEEIINALTTAKKGLEDEVTSAHAEAKKHSEIITALQTAKAAFEEGATSNNSQIQRSTEMIVELQHRNEDLKTQQERLSEEVASAHVLTKQQEEVIRILNEKNTHQEDEVSRIRIEANQQSKAYTILNAAKTALEEEVKVIHAQSQNFKEIIQELEKRKEDLKTERGCLTEEVSSAQERTENQEQIITALNEEKKALENAILDARTEISHAQTESEQQAVTLLSLSAAKTALEEETLSANAQIKKLEGIIKDLQQKNEDLMAEEGPLTEEISSARVFIKQQEEIINALTTAKKGLEDEVSSTHLEAVKQSEIITALQTAKAAFEEEATSNNSQIQRSTEMIMELQHRNEDFKTQQECLSEEVASAHVLTKQQEEVIRILNENKKQIEDEVSCLHAQANQQSEAYTILNAAKTALEEEVKMTHAQSQNFKEIIQQLEKSNEDLKTQQEHLSEEVVSAHAMTKQQEEVISMLSETKKYQEDEVSCIQIAANQQSEANTILNAAKTALEEEVKVTNAQSQNFKEIIQELKKRNEDLKTERGSLTEEVSSAQERAEQQQKIISALTEEKKVLENAILDARTGGSKQLAALASIQAAKTALEEEATSANAQIQRFKGMIKELLQRNEELKTEEGRLTEEVASARQSAKEQEKLINVFKMSLENERCADKEKLAETKMKAKERQQMLQDEINKQKEQTMRFEETVTSKEALLEQIQTQMEIQQRVHREEVSLLMEEKKEECELLQAKIRFEKDSHSKEIDILQEELDQTKHLLYQQQSSSRYGLPPALDPLPVDVSMHSLDSLDDGELNLAELDTGSRASIASNASGDSIRSTDSARCKYTIEIHSRQHTPVNESLTTSQTTTTHLSTSRHSITSNQLHLSSHSNLSDSLNLSRLGPLSVSRASTDRGDNLPDQVSETIDELSCSQSKTRKIRASMRQSLVSRKTTGRGRFFIVNNCEEEPEVFDWNRLSELQRRNTLCLPHLQTSYPVETQTRPPQEISDDSLKLGETTEGSGGEMMTRSMRKRKSGDLELPPGGGPTKMKTSNSYHAMPPPPPPDMNNMAKRSVSLQNMKSTAAGLSSSSSLQSKPQENSRGLTKNISSSSISSNTSIRSKASTHSTASNNSRTTTSGSNSRIDRAGVLRASTKSNKRHGAVEPSTKAEKNDPRRESIAFSVGFSPKPQARRRASRMSLSKKATNSPKVQAAAPGITPSKKSSRRRSIAKWLAK; this comes from the exons CAATGGGGACAGTGGAACCCAGTTTTGTGACCAGCCTAAGCAGAGGTTTCGATTGATAACATCATTCCTACAGG AATTTTATCGGATTTCACTGGAACGGCATTTGGACCACGCCAAAATCCTCCAGCATGCCGACATTTCAGAGCTGGCCAAGGTTGCGGCGTTGTTGCTGTGCGCTGCCATTCAGGGACCCAAGTTGGAATTCTTTGTGGACGCCATCACCAAGCTGGACATTGCAGTACAGACCCACCTCAAGGAGATTATTGAGGCAATTGTAGCAAGAGGAAGTGGCAGTCAGCTCCATACCAACTTTGACAGGGTCCTCTACAAGAAAT TGAATGAAGAAGTGAGCACATCATCTCCCATGGAGCCCTGCACTCCAATGTTGACTGGCTGCAAAACACCACTGTCTGCTGCTGGATTCTCCCCAGTCAAGGCTCTTTTCAGCACACCTAATATGGTATCAAAG ATCAAAAATCGCCAAATGCATGATAAAGTTAGAGCGCTGGAGTCAAGCATGGCTAGGGAGAAGGATCTTAGACTGGATCTAGAAGCAGAAATCGTTGAGAAGAATTCCGCCATTGATGAGAGGG atgccaAAGTGAAAGAATTGACGCAGCGTGTATCTGCCATGAGGGACCTGGTGGGCAAAGTTAATACAATGCAAACATCACATGACCAACTGCAAGCAAGTCAATTACAAGTAGCAAG ATTGGAGAAGAGGCTGGCTGAAATGGAACCAATCCGCTCCGAAAATAAAACGCTGGAGTGTCAGGTCGAGAGGGTAGTCAACGAAAACAATGAACTTCTGGCTAAG ATGCGGGACTATCAAGCGCTGAAGGAGAAAAGCAACCACCGTAAATCCATCGCAACGGAATCACAAATGAATCTGCGAGAATATCAGGACAAAGTTCTTCAgatgaaaaaggaaaaagagcTTATGTTGGCCGCCCTCAAAGAGCGAGAAGCAGAGCTGGTCCAGCTGAAGGAAATCGGCACTGAGCGCCAAGAGGTGATAAAAGAACTTGAGGAGAAGCTGCAGCAACAACCAGTCTGGCAACAACCTg GAGGAGAGACTCTTAATATAGTCCCAGAGCGTCAACTTGAAGAGATGAACACTGAACTACAAACACTGAAAGAAACATGGATACAACCCACATTGCACCAGCAGGTTGAAAATCAACTCCAGGCGGCTGTGGAGAAt atgaGGGAGATGAAAGAGACATTCGAAAGAGTTCAAGTTGAAT aTGAAGAAAGGCTGACCACTGAGAGACAAAATGCTAGAGAG CGCTTTGAAGAATTGGAAACATCTGCTTTGTGTAAGGTCAACTCCCTCCAAAAGAATCTCCAACTACAGACAGATAAAAACATCAGCATTGAGGAGAAATTACAGGAGCACGCCCAACAAATCAACGGTCTATTGGAGGTCAAAAACCTCCTCACTCAAGATATCAGCAGCGCTCGTGCGGAGATAAGTCAACAATCTGAAGATTTTACTATCCTGCAGGAGGCAATGAGTGACAAAGAGGAAGAGCTCAAGTCGGCCAATACACAGCTTGAAAAGTTCAGAGAAATTATTGAGGAATTGCAAGAGAGTAACAAGATCTTGGTAGGGGAGGAAGAGCGTCTTAAAGAAGAGGTTGCATCGGCCTGTGTCCTCATGAAGCATCAAGAAAAGATCAATGGTGGTCTGAATGAGAGAAAAAAGTGTCTAGAAGAGGAAGCTGAGGACGCCCAGGCTAACGCCAAGCAGCAAGCTGAGTTTATTACATCTCTCCAGGCATCAAAGGCAGAACTTGAGGGGAAGGTGACATCATCCTATGAGAAGATTGTGAGGTATGAGGAAGTGATACAGGAAGTTGAGCAGAGGAACAACGACTTGAAGATAGAAGAGAGGCGGTTCTCGGAAGAGATTGAGTCTGCTCATCTACTCGCCAATCAACAGAAAGACGCTCTGAGTAGTCTAAATGAGGAAAAGAGACGTCTACAAGAAGAAGTCTGCAATGCTCAAACTGAGGCTGAGATGCAAGCTGTTACTCTACTGAGCCTCTCAGCCACAAAGACAGCATTGGAAGAAGAGACCCTGTCAGCCAATGCACAGATCAAGAAGTTGGAAGGAATAATCAAAGACCTGCAGCAGAAGAATGAGGATTTAATGGCAGAAGAAGGCCCCTTAACTGAAGAAATTTCATCTGCTCGTGTTTTCATCAAACAGCAGGAAGAAATCATTAATGCGCTCACTACAGCTAAGAAGGGTCTTGAGGATGAAGTCACCAGCGCTCACGCTGAGGCCAAAAAGCATTCAGAGATCATCACTGCTCTCCAAACAGCAAAGGCAGCATTTGAAGAGGGAGCCACGTCAAATAATTCTCAGATACAAAGAAGTACGGAGATGATTGTGGAGCTGCAGCACAGAAATGAGGATTTGAAGACACAGCAGGAGCGTCTTTCAGAGGAGGTTGCATCTGCTCATGTTCTGACAAAACAGCAGGAAGAAGTTATTAGAATTCTGAATGAGAAAAATACACATCAAGAAGATGAGGTCTCACGGATTCGAATTGAAGCTAATCAGCAGTCCAAGGCTTACACCATCCTTAATGCAGCAAAAACAGCACTAGAAGAGGAGGTTAAGGTGATCCATGCACAGAGTCAGAATTTCAAGGAAATAATCCAGGAGCTAGAAAAGAGGAAGGAAGACTTGAAGACCGAGAGAGGATGCCTCACGGAGGAAGTTTCTTCTGCTCAGGAGAGAACAGAGAACCAAGAACAGATCATCACTGCTCTAAATGAAGAAAAGAAGGCTCTTGAGAATGCAATCCTTGATGCCCGTACTGAGATCTCTCATGCTCAAACTGAGTCTGAGCAGCAAGCTGTTACTTTACTGAGCCTATCGGCAGCAAAGACAGCACTGGAAGAAGAGACCCTGTCAGCCAATGCACAGATCAAGAAGTTGGAAGGAATAATCAAAGACCTGCAGCAGAAGAATGAGGATTTAATGGCAGAAGAAGGCCCCTTAACTGAAGAAATTTCATCTGCTCGTGTTTTCATCAAGCAGCAGGAAGAAATCATAAATGCGCTCACTACAGCTAAGAAGGGTCTTGAAGATGAAGTCTCCAGCACCCACCTTGAGGCTGTTAAGCAATCAGAGATCATCACTGCTCTCCAAACAGCAAAGGCAGCATTTGAAGAGGAAGCCACGTCAAATAATTCTCAGATCCAAAGAAGTACGGAGATGATTATGGAACTGCAGCACAGAAACGAGGATTTCAAGACACAGCAGGAGTGTCTCTCAGAGGAGGTTGCATCTGCTCATGTTCTGACAAAACAGCAGGAAGAAGTTATTAGAATTCTGAATGAGAACAAGAAGCAAATTGAGGATGAGGTCTCATGCCTTCATGCTCAGGCTAATCAGCAGTCCGAGGCTTACACCATTCTTAATGCAGCAAAAACAGCACTAGAAGAGGAGGTTAAGATGACCCATGCACAGAGCCAGAATTTCAAGGAAATAATCCAGCAGCTAGAGAAGAGTAATGAGGACTTAAAGACACAGCAAGAGCATCTTTCAGAGGAGGTTGTGTCTGCTCATGCTATGACAAAACAGCAAGAAGAAGTTATTAGTATGCTTAGTGAGACCAAGAAGTATCAAGAAGATGAGGTCTCATGTATTCAAATTGCAGCTAATCAACAATCTGAGGCTAACACCATTCTTAATGCAGCAAAAACAGCTTTAGAAGAAGAGGTTAAGGTGACCAATGCACAGAGCCAGAATTTCAAGGAAATAATCCAGGAGCTAAAGAAGAGGAATGAAGACTTGAAGACCGAGAGAGGGAGCCTCACGGAGGAAGTTTCATCTGCTCAGGAGAGGGCAGAACAGCAGCAAAAGATCATTAGTGCTCTAACTGAAGAAAAGAAGGTTCTAGAGAATGCAATCCTTGATGCCCGCACTGGGGGTTCTAAGCAACTTGCGGCTCTTGCCAGCATCCAGGCAGCAAAGACGGCTCTTGAGGAAGAAGCCACCTCAGCCAATGCCCAGATCCAGCGCTTCAAGGGGATGATCAAggagttacttcagaggaatgAAGAGCTAAAGACGGAAGAAGGCCGCCTCACAGAAGAAGTTGCATCTGCTCGCCAATCTGCAAAAGAGCAGGAGAAACTTATTAATGTCTTCAAGATGTCGCTTGAGAATGAGCGTTGTGCTGATAAGGAGAAATTGGCAGAGACTAAGATGAAAGCTAAAGAAAGGCAGCAGATGTTGCAAG aTGAGATCAATAAGCAGAAAGAGCAGACGATGAGGTTTGAAGAGACAGTCACCTCAAAGGAGGCCCTCTTGGAACAGATCCAAACGCAGATGGAGATCCAACAACG TGTTCATAGAGAAGAGGTCTCTCTCCTTATGGAAGAAAAGAAGGAGGAATGTGAACTCCTTCAGGCCAAGATTCGTTTTGAGAAGGACAGTCACAGCAAAGAGATAGACATTCTGCAGGAAGAG CTTGACCAAACAAAGCATCTCCTGTACCAGCAGCAGTCATCTTCAAGGTATGGTCTACCCCCAGCCCTTGATCCCTTGCCTGTTGATGTCAGCATGCACAGCCTAGACAGTCTGGACGATGGTGAGCTTAACCTGGCAGAGCTCGACACAGGCTCTAGGGCTAGTATTGCGTCCAATGCCTCAGGAGACAGCATCCGATCCACAGACAGTGCCAGAT GCAAGTATACAATTGAGATACACAGCCGTCAGCACACACCAGTTAACGAGTCGCTAACCACAAGCCAAACGACCACAACGCACCTGTCCACCAGTCGACACTCCATCACCTCCAATCAGCTACACCTGTCTTCCCACAGTAACCTGTCCGATAGTCTCAACTTGAGCCGCCTCGGACCGCTGTCTGTGTCTAGGGCCAGCACTGACCGTGGGGATAACCTCCCCGATCAGGTGTCGGAGACCATTGATGAGCTTAGTTGCAGTCAGAGCAAGACCAGGAAGATTAGGGCTTCCATGAGGCAATCCCTTGTCAGCCGCAAGACAACAG GCCGTGGCCGTTTCTTCATCGTAAATAACTGCGAGGAGGAGCCTGAAGTCTTTGACTGGAACCGCTTGTCGGAGCTGCAGCGCAGGAACACCCTCTGTCTCCCCCACCTGCAGACGTCTTACCCGGTGGAGACGCAGACCAGACCCCCGCAAGAAATCTCAGACGATAGTCTGAAGCTGGGAGAAACCACAGAAGGGTCTGGTGGAGAGATGATGACGCGCTCAATGCGCAAACGAAAGAGCGGAGATCTGGAGCTTCCACCAGGGGGTGGGCCAACAAAG ATGAAAACATCAAACTCTTACCATGCCATGCCACCTCCTCCCCCACCTGATATGAACAACATGGCCAAGAGATCAGTCTCCTTGCAGAATATGAAGTCCACAGCTGCTGGATTATCCTCAAGCTCCAGCCTCCAAAGCAAG